The nucleotide window AGTCAATACCGAGGGCAAGGAAACCTTTCCGTTTATAAGCGGGGAAAACGAACTATATTTTGCATCGGACGGGCATCCCGGTTTAGGAGGTCTGGATGTTTTTATCGCCAAGCCTAAAAAAGAAGGTGGATTTGAAAACCCGATAAACGTGGGAGAGCCTGTAAACAGTTCAAGTGATGATTTTGCCTTTTTGATCGATACCAAAACCAAGATGGGTTTTTTCAGTTCGAACAGGGCAGCGGGAGTAGGAAATGACGACATCTACAAACTTAAAGAGTACAAACCAATTGCGGAGGAATGCACACAAAACATTTACGGAAGAATCACTGATGTGTCTACAGGCGAACCAGTAAGTGCGGCAGTGATTTTATATGACAGCAAGGGAGTGTTTGTGAGAGAGGTTCAGACCAAGGCTGATGGTCTGTACGACTTCGGAACAGTGGATTGTGGTAGCTTATATAAAGTAAAAACAGAAAAAGAAGGATTTGATGTTGCTGAAAAGCCGGTAACGACCGGTATGGCAACGGGAAAAACCAAGGCAGACCTGACAATAAAGCAACAGAGAGCACACTTAGGGGATGATCTGGCAAAAAACTTGGATATCAAAATAATCTATTTCGATTTGGACAAGTCCAATATCCGACCTGATGCAGAAGTAGAATTGTCCAAAGTTGCCGAAGCCATGAGACAGTACCCTACAATTGCAATAGATGTACGCTCACATACTGACTGTAGAAACACAGCAGCCTACAATATGGCCTTATCCGACAGAAGAGCCAAATCCACGATAGCCTGGTTGGTAAAACAGGGCATCAGCAAAAAACGACTAACGGGAAGAGGATATGGTGAATCGCAATTGCTAAACGATTGCGGATGTGAAGGTACCGTTAAGTCGAATTGTACAGAAGAAGAACACCAAAAGAACAGACGTTCGGAGTTTATCATAAAGAAGTTTTAAAGGTATGGGCACATTATTGATAGGGCGTTGGCATGGGTAAGTTGCAATGATATAATTATTTTGAGAAATTACCATTACTGATTTGTTTTTGAATTTATAGATCGTGGTAGTCTAGTTTTTAATGAGGTAACGGCTTATTTTTCTCAATTTTTCTTTGTGATTTGAATCGTGTAATATACCCTGTCTAATGTGCTCTTTTATTTTTATTTCGTGGTTAACGTTAAATCTGAGCTCAATTAATAAAAATACTTGTTATTCGTTTTTTTTGTAATCCTGCAAGGTCTTTTTTTTTTTTTGATCTTGCAGGTTTTATAATTATTGTGATATAGGTTTTTTATTTGCGAAAATCTGCGAAATCTGGGTGAAAATAAAACAGCAATTCTTTATCCTAATGAGATTGCGCTATCAATCGTGTTGCAAATTTTCGCAGATGAAATAAAATGAATTTAGATTTTTAAGAAATAACCTGAATGATTGGATTAAATGCTTTCGAAGCCACCAATACCTTTTGTCCAATCTTAAAGTTGATTACTTCATCTTCGGTGGCGACCACTTTTATAATGTTGTTTCCGGAAAAAACCTGAATTACATACACAATATCGCTCTTGGTAATGCTAATGATTTCGCCTGTCAATTTGAATTTACTACTTATTTTTTCTTCTGAAAAAACGGCGTTGGGTGTTCCTTCTTTAATGATTTTTCCTTTGTCCAGAATAATAACTTTGTCCGAAAGTTTGAATATTTCGGGAATTGAGTGTGTAATCATCAAAGTCGTCAATTCGTATTTTTGATGAATTTTCAAGATATAATCCTGAAGTTTAAACCGCATAGCATCATCCAAAGCAGATAGCGGTTCATCTAGCAAAAGTATTTCTGGTTTACGGACAATGGCTCGCGCTAAGGCCACACGCTGTTTTTGTCCTCCCGATAAATTTTGAGGTTTGCTGTTTTGCAACGATTGCAATTCCATGAGTTCAATCAATTCGGGTATGATTTTGGAATCGTCTCCTTTTTGAAGGGCAAATTCTAAATTTTCTTTTACAGTTAAATTTGGAAACAGAGCAAAATCTTGAAAAACAAATCCGATGGAACGCTTTTGAATGGCTAAATGAATTTTGTTTTGCAAATTGTCCCAAGTTTCGTTTCCAACTTTTATGTTTGTTTTTTCTGCTTCGGTCAATCCTGCCATTATTCGGAGTAATGTTGTTTTTCCAGCTCCTGAATTTCCATAAATAGCTAAAAACTGCCCTTTTTCGATAGAAAATGAAACATCCAACGGTAATTCGCCGTCCGCCGTTTGCAACATTTTATAAGCATTGAATTGTATCATTAATAAAGAGTTGTTTTTCGAGATTTATTATTGATTAAATGCACGGCCAACAAAATAGAAAAAGAAAACGCAAACAATATTCCCGCATAAATATTGGCATTATCGTAATTCATCGATTCGACTTCTTCGTAAATGGCAATCGAAACTACTTTGGTTTCCTGAGGAATACTTCCACCAACCATTAACACAACTCCAAATTCTCCCACTGTATGCGCAAACGTCATTATGATTCCGGTGAGTAAAGAAGGGCGAATATTCGGGAGAATGATTTTTAGAATGGTCGTAAATCGGGATTTTCCCAATGTAAAAGAAGCTTCCTGTAAACTCGCCGGCAGATTTTTTAATCCGGACAAAATAGGGTTAATCATAAACGGCAGGCTGTATAAAACGGATGCCAGAATCAATCCTTCGAAGGTAAAAACCAATCGTAAATCAAAATAATCAGTTAAGAATTTTCCGAAAGCATTTTCGGGACTGAAAGCAACGAGAAGATAAAATCCCAAAACGGATGGGGGCAAAACCAAAGGCAGGCTAATCAGCGCTTCGATAATTGCTTTGAAACGAAATCGGCTATACGCCAGCCAGTAGCATAGCGGTATGGCAACCGCCAAAAGTATCAGCGTTGTAATGAAAGCCAGTTTTGCCGTGAGCCATAAGGGTTCTAGATTAATCATTGGGCGATAAGCTTACTTCGTTTGTTTTTATTAATGCAAAAACACTATCGTTTTCCTTCAAATCCAATTGTTCACAAGCATTTGTGGTTATTATGGATTTTATGACGGTTTCGCCAAAATTCAGATTAATTTGACTGAGTATAACTCCTTTTTTTATTGATTCAATGGTACATTGCAAACGATTCTGGATACTTAGATTTGGATTAAAATCTTTAGAAATTACCACTTCGGTTTCTTTAAAAATGATTTTTACAAAATGATCATTCCTGAGATAGGAAGCTGTTTCGTTTGTGTCCAAAACAATCGAAGTGAAAGCGGTATTATTGGAATTTACTTTTACCAATGAAATTCCTTCGTGTGATTGTATTGCCGTTATGTATCCGTTTAGAGTATTCATTTTGTTTTGGTGTCGTATCCGTAATATTTCAAAATAGCGATTGCTTTTTTCGAAGATATAAAATTATAAAATTTAGTTGCACTTACATTTCCTTGTGCGTGTTTCAAAAGTACGCAACCTTGTTCTAAAACGGAATGACTTTTTTGTGGAATAATATAATATTTTCCTCCTTCTTTTTGCATGTTTGGCGTAAGGACTAGCGACAAAGCTATGATTCCAACGTCGGCGGCACCAGTGGTTGCATATTGGGCGGCTTGCGTAATGTTCTCGCCAAAAACCAATTTGCTTTTGACTTTGTCATAAACTTTGTAGAATTTCAAACTTTCAATTGCTTTTTCGCCATAAGGCGCAGTTGTGGGATTTCCAATAGCTATTTTACGAATATTCGCGTCCAAAAGACTGTTTATTTTTCTTTTGTTTGGGTCTGTTTTTTTACTCCAAATTGCCAGTTTTCCTATCGCATACATTTTAATTTCAGATGATGTCAGTTTTTTTTCTTTCAATTGATTTGGATAATCCATATCGGCAGAAAAGAACAAATCAAAAGGAGCTCCATTCGAAATTTGTTCGAATAATTTTCCCGAAGCGCCGTAAGTAACCTGTGTGTCTATATTCGGGTACTGAATTTTAAAAACTGTAGTTATGGAATCCAAAGCTACTTTTAAATTGGTTGCGGCTACAATCGTGATTTTTTGTTGTGCTTTTGCGGAGCTAAATAGTAACGGCATTAAGACAGTTATGGTCGAAAGCAGTAGTTTTTTTACAGTCATAAATTTTAGTTTTAACCTAAGTGTAGAATTAGCCACGGATTATACGGATTGAACTGATTTACAATGATTTTTTAGATTTTGAAATAGAAAAATCTGCGAAATCTGCGACCAGGGTTATAGCGAACAGGCGAAGCAAATCTGCGTGAAAAAATCAACAGATTGTGTTCAAGAAAAACATCTTCAAAAATAAGTATTTTTACGTAACTACTGATTTATTTTTTTGTTTAAGAAATAGCTTTGGTAACAAGCGACAATAAATGTAAATTTGCCGTTCATTTTTAGTTTGTGGTTTATAGATTAAAACCATAAACCACAAACCATAAACTATTAACAAAAAGATGAAATACAATCCGAACGAAATAGAAGCCAAATGGCAAAAATATTGGGCAGAAAATCAAACTTTTGCCGCCGAAAATAATTCTGAAAAGCCAAAATACTATGTTTTGGATATGTTTCCTTATCCGTCTGGAGCGGGGTTGCACGTGGGGCATCCGCTGGGTTACATCGCTTCGGATGTGTATTCCCGATATAAAAGACATCGTGGATTCAATGTTTTACACCCAATGGGTTACGACAGTTTTGGATTGCCGGCTGAACAATATGCGATTCAAACGGGACAACGTCCAGAAGATACAACTTCGGTAAATATCGACGGAGGAGTTGACAAAGAAGGAAACAAAATTGCGGGTTACCGTAAACAATTGGATAAAATTGGGTTTTCATTCGATTGGGGTCGTGAAGTACGAACTTCAAATCCTGATTATTACAAACACACACAGTGGATTTTTATTCAACTATTTAATTCTTGGTATAATAAAAATACAGACAAAGCCGAAGATATTTCGACTTTGATTGCTGTTTTCGAAAAAGAAGGAAATGCTAATGTAGATGCGGTTTGCGACGATAATATTGTTGGTTTTTCGTCAAGCGAATGGAATGCGTTTTCGTCAGAAGAACAACAAAAAATACTTTTGCAATATAGATTAACCTATCTGGCTGAAACCGAAGTAAACTGGTGTCCAGGATTGGGAACGGTTTTGGCAAATGACGAAATCGTAAACGGAGTTTCTGAACGTGGCGGATATCCTGTGATTCGTAAAAAAATGACCCAATGGAGTATGCGAATTTCGGCTTATGCTGAACGATTGTTACAAGGTTTGGATACGATTGATTGGAGTGAAAGTATTAAAGAAAGTCAAAGAAACTGGATTGGTAAATCGGTTGGAGCGTCAGTAGAATTCAGATTGCAGAATTCAGAAGGTAGTATATCGGTTTTTACAACTCGTCCTGACACCATCTTTGGAGTTACTTTTATGACATTGGCACCAGAATATGAATTGGTGGCTCAAATTACAACTCCGGAACAAAAAGCAGCAGTTGAAGCGTATATCGAAAAAACCGCAAAACGTTCCGAAAGAGAGCGTATGGCCGATGTAAAAACCATTTCGGGAGTTTTTACTGGGGCGTATGCTGAGCATCCGTTTACCAAAGAACCGATTCCAGTTTGGATTGGGGATTATGTTCTGGCGGGTTATGGAACAGGTGCCGTAATGGCGGTTCCTTGTGGAGATGAAAGAGATTATGCTTTTGCGAATTTCTTTAAAGGACAAAACGGAATGCCGGCTATCAAGAATATTTTTGATAAAGATATTTCAGAAGCCGCTTTTGGAGCGAAAGAAGGGTTTCAATTAGTGGATTCGGATTTCTTAAACGGATTGGATTATAAAAAAGGAACTCAAAAAGTAATTGAAGCGTTAGAAAAAATAAATCAAGGAAAAGGAAAAACTAATTACCGTTTGCGTGATGCGGTTTTTTCCCGTCAAAGATATTGGGGCGAACCGTTCCCTGTATATTATGTGAATGGATTGCCACAAATGATTGATGCGAAACATTTACCAATTGTTTTGCCAGAAGTGGAGAAATATTTGCCAACAGAAGACGGATTGCCTCCATTAGGAAACGCGACAGTTTGGGCTTGGGATACAAAACAAAATAAAGTTGTTAATACAGATTTAGTAGATCATGTAACGATTTTTCCTTTGGAATTGAACACAATGCCAGGTTGGGCAGGTAGTTCATGGTATTGGATGCGTTATATGGATGCACACAACGAAAACGAATTTGCAAGTAAGGAAGCTTTGGCTTATTGGGAAAATGTGGATTTATACATTGGCGGAAGCGAACACGCTACAGGACACTTATTGTATTCCCGTTTTTGGAATAAATTCTTGAAAGATAAAGGTTTTGCACCAACTGAAGAACCATTCAAAAAACTGATTAATCAGGGAATGATTTTGGGAACGAGTGCATTTGTTTATAGAATTGAAGGAACAAATTCGTTTATTTCTAAAAATAAAATTAGCGGAGAAAGTGTTCAACCGATTCATTCTGATGTAAGTTTTGTGAATTCATCAGATGAATTAGATATTGAAAAATTCAAAGCTTGGAGAGAAGATTATAAAGATGCTGAATTCATTTGTGACGATAACGGTAAATACATTGTAGGGCGCGAAGTCGAAAAAATGTCGAAATCCAAATACAATGTTGTAACTCCAGATGATATTTGTAATGAATACGGAGCGGATACTTTGCGTTTATACGAAATGTTTTTAGGGCCATTGGAACAAGCGAAACCTTGGAATACGGCTGGTATTTCGGGAGTTTTTGGTTTCCTTAAAAAATTATGGCGTTTGTATTTTGATGAAAATGGTTCAATCGTAAACAGCGAAGAGCCTACAAAAGACAACTTAAAATCATTGCACAAAACCATCAAAAAAGTAGCAGAAGATATTGAAGGTTTCTCTTTCAATACTTCGGTTTCACAGTTTATGATTTGTGTAAATGAATTATCTTCTCAAAATTGCCATTCGCGTGCGATTTTAGAACCGTTGGCGATTTTGGTTTCACCTTATGCGCCGCACATTGCTGAGGAATTGTGGGCTCAATTAGGAAATTCAGGTTCAATTTCGACTGTTGAATTTCCTGTTTTTGAAGAAAAACATTTGGTGGAATCAGAGAAAGAGTATCCGGTTTCTTTCAACGGAAAAATGCGTTTTACCATCAAATTGCCTTTGGATTTGACCGCAGCACAAATCGAGGAAATCGTAATGAAAGACGAAAGAACCCAAAAACAACTCGACGGAAAAACACCAAACAAAGTGATTATCGTTCCAGGTAAAATTATCAATTTGGTGGGATAGTCAAATTTTAAATTCCAAATATTTTAAATTCCAAATTCCAATGACAGTAGTTTATTGGGATTTGGAATTTTTATTTTGGAAATTTTTAACGGATGTCAAATTGGCATTTTGTTAAATTTGGTTTGTAATTTGATGTTTAATTCCTAGGTTTTAAACGAAAATAAAAAACACACAAAATATGGGAATGAGTTATTTAATTCTTGCTGGGGGTATTATGCTGGCAAGTTGGTTAGTGAGTTCTAGACTGAAAAGTAAATTTGAATTTTACTCTCAGTTGCATTTGCAAAACGGAATGTCGGGACGAGAAATTGCCGAGAAAATGCTTGCAGACCACGGTATTTATGACGTTCGAGTGATTTCGACTCCGGGTCAGTTGACAGATCATTACAATCCGGTTGATAAAACTGTAAACTTGAGTGAGGCGGTTTATAATCAAAGAAACGCGGCAGCAGCTGCAGTTGCGGCACACGAATGTGGACACGCCGTGCAACACGCCACAGCTTACAGTATGTTGTCATTACGTTCTCAATTGGTTCCAATTGTAAACGTGGCTTCTTCTTATATGCAATGGATTTTGTTGGCGGGAATCTTGATGTTGCGTAGTTTTCCTCAATTGTTATTGATTGGGATTGTGATTTTTGCCGCAACAACTTTGTTTTCGATAGTTACTTTGCCTGTAGAATATGATGCGAGTAATCGCGCTTTGGCTTGGCTAAAAAATAAAAATATGCTCAATCAAGCCGAATATTCCGGTGCAGAAGATTCGTTGAAATGGGCTGCAAGAACTTATGTTGTGGCTGCTTTGGGTTCTATAGCAACTTTACTGTATTACATTTCTATTTTTAATAATAGGAGATAGTTTTTTTAATGTGATAATTAGTCAATTAGAAAATTTAAAAAACCTGAGAGTTAAATAAACTTTCAGGTTTTTTTATAGGTTTAAAAAGTAATTATCTAATTATCTCATTCTCTAATTACAATCGTTATTCAGGCATATCCTGTTGTTGCCATTTTACTAGAACGGCAACCAAACTGTCGTTCAAAGGTGGTTTTTTATTTCTTGGAGGCATGAATTTTCGATCTTCTTGCGGAAGTTTGATACGCTCAATTATGGTTGTGATATGTTCTTTTACGTGAGCGTAGTTTTCCAAAGGTTCTTTTCGGCCTTGAGGCGGAATGTGACAAGGCGTACAGCTATTGTCTATGATTGGTTTAATGTCTTTGTTGTAGCTTAATTTTTTTTCTACTTTGGTGTAATCTGCTCCTTTTTTGGTGGAGTTACAGTTTATTAAAACAAGGGAAAAAGGAAGGATGAGAAGGCAAAGTTTGAGTTTTTTCATATGTAGTTGTTTATTGGTTACAAGTAATTAATAGGTTTTGTTATTTGATGATTTTTAATCATAATTTACACTTTGACTATTTGTGTATGATAAGGTTTAATTTTTGTTGAAAATATTGGATTCGTTCATCGGTCTAAAGATATAAAAGTTTCGGTTTTGGAAACTGCTTAAAGGTTTTAATTTTGGAATCCAGGACGTGATTTGAAATAAATTCCAAATAAAAAATCCAAATTCCAATAGTACAATTGGAATTTGGATTTTCAAAATATTGGATTTTTATATAAATCTACTTTGTTTTGTTGGCTTCGGCAATGTATTTTTCTAATGCCATAGTCATTGAAGGAGTTCCGGGAGTTGGTGCCATAATATCGATACGCAATCCGTGATCCAAAGCCTCTTTTTGAGTAGTGCTACCAAAAACAGCTATACGAGTATTGTTTTGTTCAAAATCCGGAAAGTTTTTGTATAATGATTTGATTCCGGTAGGGCTAAAGAAAGCCAAAACATCGTAATAAACATCGGCCAAATCGGATAGGTCACTCATAACCGTTTTGTAAAAAGTGGCTGGAGTCCAATCTACTTTCAATGCGTTTAATGTCACAGGAATATCTGCGTTCAATTGGTCAGAAGCCGGCAACAGGAATTTTTCGTCTTTGTATTTTTTAATCAAAGGCGATAAATCAGCAAAATCTTTAGGACCTACATAGATT belongs to Flavobacterium gilvum and includes:
- the modA gene encoding molybdate ABC transporter substrate-binding protein translates to MTVKKLLLSTITVLMPLLFSSAKAQQKITIVAATNLKVALDSITTVFKIQYPNIDTQVTYGASGKLFEQISNGAPFDLFFSADMDYPNQLKEKKLTSSEIKMYAIGKLAIWSKKTDPNKRKINSLLDANIRKIAIGNPTTAPYGEKAIESLKFYKVYDKVKSKLVFGENITQAAQYATTGAADVGIIALSLVLTPNMQKEGGKYYIIPQKSHSVLEQGCVLLKHAQGNVSATKFYNFISSKKAIAILKYYGYDTKTK
- a CDS encoding uroporphyrinogen-III synthase, with translation MKVKTILVSQPEPKVENSPYFELQQKHKVKIDFRPFIHVEGVSAKEIRLQKIDLNNYSAIILTSKNAVDHFFRVAEEMRYKVPEGLKYFCQSEAIAFYLQKYVVYRKRKIYVGPKDFADLSPLIKKYKDEKFLLPASDQLNADIPVTLNALKVDWTPATFYKTVMSDLSDLADVYYDVLAFFSPTGIKSLYKNFPDFEQNNTRIAVFGSTTQKEALDHGLRIDIMAPTPGTPSMTMALEKYIAEANKTK
- the modB gene encoding molybdate ABC transporter permease subunit — translated: MINLEPLWLTAKLAFITTLILLAVAIPLCYWLAYSRFRFKAIIEALISLPLVLPPSVLGFYLLVAFSPENAFGKFLTDYFDLRLVFTFEGLILASVLYSLPFMINPILSGLKNLPASLQEASFTLGKSRFTTILKIILPNIRPSLLTGIIMTFAHTVGEFGVVLMVGGSIPQETKVVSIAIYEEVESMNYDNANIYAGILFAFSFSILLAVHLINNKSRKTTLY
- a CDS encoding TOBE domain-containing protein, whose protein sequence is MNTLNGYITAIQSHEGISLVKVNSNNTAFTSIVLDTNETASYLRNDHFVKIIFKETEVVISKDFNPNLSIQNRLQCTIESIKKGVILSQINLNFGETVIKSIITTNACEQLDLKENDSVFALIKTNEVSLSPND
- a CDS encoding sulfate/molybdate ABC transporter ATP-binding protein, translating into MIQFNAYKMLQTADGELPLDVSFSIEKGQFLAIYGNSGAGKTTLLRIMAGLTEAEKTNIKVGNETWDNLQNKIHLAIQKRSIGFVFQDFALFPNLTVKENLEFALQKGDDSKIIPELIELMELQSLQNSKPQNLSGGQKQRVALARAIVRKPEILLLDEPLSALDDAMRFKLQDYILKIHQKYELTTLMITHSIPEIFKLSDKVIILDKGKIIKEGTPNAVFSEEKISSKFKLTGEIISITKSDIVYVIQVFSGNNIIKVVATEDEVINFKIGQKVLVASKAFNPIIQVIS
- the leuS gene encoding leucine--tRNA ligase translates to MKYNPNEIEAKWQKYWAENQTFAAENNSEKPKYYVLDMFPYPSGAGLHVGHPLGYIASDVYSRYKRHRGFNVLHPMGYDSFGLPAEQYAIQTGQRPEDTTSVNIDGGVDKEGNKIAGYRKQLDKIGFSFDWGREVRTSNPDYYKHTQWIFIQLFNSWYNKNTDKAEDISTLIAVFEKEGNANVDAVCDDNIVGFSSSEWNAFSSEEQQKILLQYRLTYLAETEVNWCPGLGTVLANDEIVNGVSERGGYPVIRKKMTQWSMRISAYAERLLQGLDTIDWSESIKESQRNWIGKSVGASVEFRLQNSEGSISVFTTRPDTIFGVTFMTLAPEYELVAQITTPEQKAAVEAYIEKTAKRSERERMADVKTISGVFTGAYAEHPFTKEPIPVWIGDYVLAGYGTGAVMAVPCGDERDYAFANFFKGQNGMPAIKNIFDKDISEAAFGAKEGFQLVDSDFLNGLDYKKGTQKVIEALEKINQGKGKTNYRLRDAVFSRQRYWGEPFPVYYVNGLPQMIDAKHLPIVLPEVEKYLPTEDGLPPLGNATVWAWDTKQNKVVNTDLVDHVTIFPLELNTMPGWAGSSWYWMRYMDAHNENEFASKEALAYWENVDLYIGGSEHATGHLLYSRFWNKFLKDKGFAPTEEPFKKLINQGMILGTSAFVYRIEGTNSFISKNKISGESVQPIHSDVSFVNSSDELDIEKFKAWREDYKDAEFICDDNGKYIVGREVEKMSKSKYNVVTPDDICNEYGADTLRLYEMFLGPLEQAKPWNTAGISGVFGFLKKLWRLYFDENGSIVNSEEPTKDNLKSLHKTIKKVAEDIEGFSFNTSVSQFMICVNELSSQNCHSRAILEPLAILVSPYAPHIAEELWAQLGNSGSISTVEFPVFEEKHLVESEKEYPVSFNGKMRFTIKLPLDLTAAQIEEIVMKDERTQKQLDGKTPNKVIIVPGKIINLVG
- a CDS encoding zinc metallopeptidase; this encodes MGMSYLILAGGIMLASWLVSSRLKSKFEFYSQLHLQNGMSGREIAEKMLADHGIYDVRVISTPGQLTDHYNPVDKTVNLSEAVYNQRNAAAAAVAAHECGHAVQHATAYSMLSLRSQLVPIVNVASSYMQWILLAGILMLRSFPQLLLIGIVIFAATTLFSIVTLPVEYDASNRALAWLKNKNMLNQAEYSGAEDSLKWAARTYVVAALGSIATLLYYISIFNNRR